One window of Gloeothece citriformis PCC 7424 genomic DNA carries:
- a CDS encoding bifunctional cobalt-precorrin-7 (C(5))-methyltransferase/cobalt-precorrin-6B (C(15))-methyltransferase: MSNQAEIIRVVGIGLDGVLGLTDKVRQLIEQATVLVGSDRHLSYFPHHPGKKIILGNFLDAIIDIRHGLQNGEKIAILVSGDPLFFGLGRLLLENFPRKQLQFYPHLNSVQLAFNKLKIPWQDAKLFSVHGRSLIELTSLLQQGEEKIAILTDGNNNPSAIARFYQSLELPTPYDFWICENLEAPQEKIYHFSGEEIGTLAGLSDGSFAPLNVVILIRQNPLNQPPIPLQSLPLIGLPDQTFLSFNDRPGLMTKREIRLMILGELALHPGQIIWDIGAGTGSVSLEIGRLSPSSRVYAIEKTAMGITLIQQNCQRLQVNNVISVHGTAPEILHQLPQPQRIFIGGSGGNLIKILDVCGDKITPNGIIVLALATVEHFHQSVDWFSQNNWNYRLLQLSISRSVAVGKYTRFSPLNPVTLITANRLTIDNG, translated from the coding sequence ATGAGCAATCAAGCCGAAATAATTAGGGTTGTTGGGATAGGATTAGATGGAGTCTTAGGATTAACCGATAAAGTCCGACAACTGATCGAACAAGCGACTGTTTTAGTGGGAAGCGATCGCCATCTGAGTTATTTTCCCCATCATCCAGGCAAAAAAATCATTTTAGGTAATTTTCTCGATGCTATTATTGATATCCGTCACGGATTACAAAACGGAGAAAAAATCGCTATTTTAGTCAGTGGTGATCCTCTTTTTTTTGGGTTAGGACGGTTACTTTTAGAAAACTTTCCGCGAAAACAATTACAGTTTTATCCTCATCTCAATTCTGTTCAATTAGCGTTCAATAAACTGAAAATTCCTTGGCAAGATGCTAAACTGTTTAGTGTTCATGGACGGTCTTTAATAGAATTAACTTCCCTGTTACAACAAGGTGAGGAAAAAATAGCCATTTTAACCGATGGGAATAATAACCCTAGTGCGATCGCTCGTTTTTATCAAAGTTTAGAGTTACCCACTCCCTATGACTTTTGGATCTGTGAAAATTTAGAAGCACCCCAAGAAAAAATTTATCACTTTTCCGGGGAAGAAATAGGGACGTTAGCGGGGTTATCAGATGGGAGTTTTGCGCCGTTAAATGTGGTTATTTTAATTCGTCAAAATCCGTTGAATCAACCGCCTATTCCTCTCCAGAGTTTACCGTTAATAGGATTACCTGATCAAACATTTCTCAGTTTTAATGATCGTCCCGGACTGATGACAAAACGGGAAATTCGCCTAATGATCTTAGGGGAACTTGCTTTACACCCTGGACAAATTATATGGGATATTGGGGCGGGGACGGGATCGGTTTCTCTCGAAATTGGCCGTTTATCTCCGAGTTCCCGAGTTTATGCGATCGAAAAAACAGCAATGGGAATAACATTAATCCAACAAAACTGTCAACGGTTACAAGTCAATAATGTTATTTCTGTTCATGGTACTGCTCCGGAAATTTTACACCAATTGCCCCAACCTCAACGTATTTTTATTGGAGGAAGTGGAGGAAATTTAATTAAAATATTAGATGTTTGTGGTGATAAAATTACCCCTAATGGAATTATCGTTTTAGCTTTAGCGACGGTAGAACATTTTCATCAAAGTGTAGATTGGTTCAGTCAAAATAACTGGAATTATAGACTGCTACAGTTGTCTATTTCTCGTTCGGTAGCAGTGGGAAAATACACTCGATTTTCTCCCCTTAATCCGGTTACTTTAATAACAGCAAATCGTTTAACAATTGATAATGGATAA
- a CDS encoding histidine kinase gives MVQPHDHKSASPQDTVTSVSIQLLLFVDDRPSSQENIEQIQEHLERLKSEYPYDLQVIEIQQQPHLVEYFRLVATPALVKIVPEPRQTLAGSNIVDQLNKWWPRWQCAIKEAQDAQKVHNETNNQGDGDSPLNSVGYSAELIRLSDELFRLKKEKEELAEQIKFKDQVLAMLAHDLRSPLTAASIAVETLELANNQPDSPRIVQLKEQLYQQTRKQFRIMNRLITDILQASKSINAQLQLQHTHLYLQPLCLEILKQMGDQFQEKSLKIEKDIPQDLPPVYADEELIRQVIVNLLDNAIKYTPEEGTITVSILHRTTQKVQVSICDTGPGIPEEKQDRIFEGHFRLKRDEGKEGYGLGLSLCRKIIRAHYGQIWVDSTINQGSCFHFTLPVFR, from the coding sequence GTGGTACAACCCCATGATCACAAATCTGCTTCTCCCCAAGATACTGTTACATCAGTATCTATACAGTTATTGCTGTTTGTCGATGACCGACCCAGTTCCCAAGAAAATATTGAACAAATTCAAGAGCATTTGGAACGCTTAAAGTCGGAATATCCCTATGACCTCCAAGTCATTGAAATTCAACAACAACCCCATTTAGTTGAATATTTTCGACTGGTGGCCACACCGGCCTTAGTTAAAATTGTCCCAGAACCCAGACAAACTTTAGCAGGGAGTAATATTGTTGACCAGCTTAATAAATGGTGGCCACGGTGGCAATGTGCGATTAAAGAGGCCCAGGACGCTCAAAAAGTCCATAATGAGACAAATAATCAAGGAGATGGAGATTCTCCCCTCAATAGTGTGGGTTATTCGGCTGAATTAATTCGCTTATCTGACGAACTCTTTCGCTTGAAAAAAGAAAAGGAGGAACTCGCAGAACAAATTAAGTTTAAAGATCAAGTTTTAGCTATGTTAGCCCATGATTTACGCAGTCCTTTAACAGCAGCATCAATTGCGGTAGAAACTTTAGAATTAGCTAATAATCAACCCGATAGCCCCCGCATTGTCCAACTTAAAGAGCAACTCTATCAACAGACTCGCAAACAATTCCGAATTATGAACCGCTTGATTACGGATATTTTGCAAGCGTCTAAGAGTATAAACGCTCAATTACAATTACAACATACCCATCTATATTTGCAACCCCTATGTCTAGAAATTTTGAAGCAAATGGGGGATCAATTTCAGGAAAAATCTCTTAAAATAGAAAAGGATATTCCTCAAGATTTACCGCCGGTTTATGCGGATGAAGAATTAATTCGTCAGGTGATTGTTAATTTGTTAGATAATGCGATTAAATATACTCCAGAAGAGGGAACAATTACTGTGTCTATTCTTCATCGAACTACCCAAAAGGTTCAAGTGAGTATCTGTGATACTGGCCCCGGTATTCCTGAAGAGAAACAGGACAGAATTTTTGAGGGACATTTTCGTCTGAAACGGGATGAAGGTAAAGAGGGGTATGGACTCGGTCTATCGTTATGTCGTAAAATTATTCGCGCTCACTATGGTCAAATTTGGGTTGATAGTACCATTAATCAGGGGAGTTGTTTTCATTTTACGTTACCCGTTTTTCGGTAA
- a CDS encoding glycoside hydrolase family 57 protein: MALGYVALVLHAHLPFVRHPESDYVLEEEWLYEAITETYVPLLHVFEGLKRDGIDFKITMSMTPPLVSMLKDPLLQERYDAHLAKLEELVEKEIEHNEHNGHIRYLAEHYATEFNMIRQTWERYDGDLVKAFKQFLDTNNLEIITCGATHGYMPLMKMYPQAVWAQIQVACEHYEEHFGRPPKGIWLPECAYYEGVERMLADAGIRYFLTDGHGLLYGRPRPRFGSYAPIFTETGVAVFGRDHESSQQVWSSIVGYPGDPEYREFYKDLGWEAEYEYIKPYIMPNGQRKNIGIKYHKITARDGGLSEKALYDPYWAKEKAAEHAGNFMYNREEQVEHLAAIMQRPPIIVSPYDAELFGHWWYEGPWFIDYLFRKSWYDQNRFEMIHLADYLRRHPTQQVCRPSQSSWGYKGFHEYWLNETNTWIYPHLHKAAERMIELSYREPADELEWRALNQAARELLLAQSSDWAFIMRTGTMVPYAVRRTRSHLLRFNKLYEDINSEKIDSGWLEKVEKIDNIFPNINYRVYRPL; encoded by the coding sequence ATGGCACTAGGCTACGTCGCCCTTGTTCTTCATGCCCACTTACCTTTTGTCCGACACCCAGAAAGTGATTATGTGTTGGAAGAAGAATGGCTATATGAAGCTATTACAGAAACTTACGTTCCTTTATTGCACGTTTTTGAGGGATTAAAACGAGATGGTATAGATTTTAAAATCACCATGAGTATGACACCGCCTTTAGTGTCGATGCTCAAAGACCCCCTCCTCCAAGAACGTTATGATGCTCACTTAGCCAAGTTAGAGGAACTGGTCGAAAAAGAAATCGAACATAATGAACATAACGGTCATATTCGCTATCTCGCAGAGCATTATGCGACAGAATTTAATATGATTCGTCAAACTTGGGAGCGTTATGACGGAGACTTAGTCAAAGCGTTTAAACAATTTCTAGATACCAATAATTTAGAAATTATTACCTGTGGGGCGACTCATGGTTATATGCCGTTGATGAAAATGTATCCCCAAGCGGTTTGGGCGCAAATTCAAGTCGCTTGTGAACATTATGAGGAACATTTTGGCCGTCCCCCGAAAGGCATTTGGTTGCCAGAATGCGCCTATTATGAAGGGGTAGAACGAATGTTAGCTGATGCCGGCATCCGTTACTTCCTCACCGATGGTCACGGGTTGCTCTATGGTCGTCCTCGTCCTCGTTTTGGCTCTTATGCTCCTATTTTTACAGAAACGGGAGTCGCGGTTTTTGGGCGAGATCATGAGTCCTCACAACAAGTTTGGTCATCTATCGTCGGATATCCTGGAGATCCCGAATACCGAGAATTTTATAAAGATTTGGGATGGGAGGCAGAATACGAATACATTAAGCCCTATATCATGCCCAATGGACAACGGAAAAATATTGGGATTAAATACCACAAAATCACCGCTCGTGACGGAGGATTATCGGAAAAGGCATTATATGACCCCTACTGGGCAAAAGAAAAGGCCGCAGAACACGCCGGTAATTTTATGTATAACCGGGAGGAACAAGTCGAGCATTTAGCGGCAATTATGCAGCGCCCCCCCATTATCGTCTCTCCCTACGACGCGGAATTATTTGGCCATTGGTGGTATGAAGGCCCCTGGTTTATCGATTACTTATTCCGCAAGTCTTGGTATGATCAGAATCGTTTTGAAATGATCCATTTGGCCGATTATTTACGTCGCCATCCCACTCAGCAAGTCTGTCGCCCTTCTCAGTCGAGTTGGGGTTATAAAGGATTCCATGAATATTGGTTAAATGAGACTAATACCTGGATTTATCCCCACTTACACAAGGCCGCCGAGCGCATGATTGAATTGAGCTATCGAGAACCGGCTGACGAGTTAGAATGGCGTGCCTTAAACCAAGCCGCGCGAGAATTATTGTTAGCTCAGTCCTCTGATTGGGCGTTTATCATGCGGACAGGGACAATGGTTCCCTATGCGGTACGTCGGACGAGGTCTCATTTATTGCGTTTTAATAAGCTTTATGAGGATATTAACAGCGAAAAAATTGACTCCGGTTGGTTAGAAAAAGTGGAAAAAATAGATAACATTTTTCCTAACATCAATTACCGGGTTTATCGTCCCTTGTAG
- a CDS encoding cation-translocating P-type ATPase — MFSSHVPIWSVSPQTVYETLATTSQGLTSSEATKRLKRYGFNELPEPPRRALWLRFTDQLTHFMALLLWTAGILAFISHTAQLGWAIWAVIWINAIFSFWQDYQAEQALAALKKVLPAQVQVYRDGQLNIIPAKELVPGDVMQLEQGDRISADARLVADESFYVDVSVLTGESLPIARHSRMIRPRQVVPLRNGKTLLYEGETPQQERVQPADIANLVLAGSTVANGRATAVVYATGAHTEFGEVAHLTTTVRRETSTLEIQVGRIVRVITAIALTMGIIVFVLTSVFVGMEVTESFTFAIGIIVALVPEGLLPTVTLALAIGVQRMARRNALVRRLSAVESLSATTVICTDKTGTLTKNEMTVRYLWIPHTSIEVTGEGYNSTGKVNFPTDANVHQAVELLLGTSALCSNARLLQPSSSGGWQELGDPTEAALLVVALKAGLNLENLHQQCPRHREIPFDSRRRMMSVVLEWQDSWGLTSEFLGVTKGAPLEVLRHCHQFWHNGQCQDLTEVERLQITTTNDEFASQGFRVLAVALHWGDRELLNMTSQGLEQDLVFLGLIAMFDPPRPEVEAALQACHQAGIAVTMVTGDYSLTAKAIACQIGLVREQPRVVTGEEMGHLSDAQLRQVLHHHTELVFARMSPEHKLRLVQAYKDLGHIVAVTGDGVNDAPALRAANIGIAMGRGGTDVAREAADIVLLDDNFATIVSAIQQGRGVYQNIRKFITYILSSNVAEVVPFLAMVVLKIPPALMIMQILAVDLGTDLIPALALGAEPPERGLMRQFPRSRSKSLLDRSLLLRAYGFLGLLEASAAMIGFFSVWWSQGYQLNDLQDLSPLILAHQSDPSTMVIYSQATTLTLATILACQDGNVFACRSERLSIFQIGFFNNPLIWLGIGVKWVLMLSIIYLSPLATIFFTTPLTTWQWLMLLIWPPLILTAEELRKRIVYHNGKNSP; from the coding sequence ATGTTCTCCTCTCATGTCCCAATTTGGTCAGTTTCACCGCAAACGGTTTATGAGACTTTAGCCACCACTTCACAAGGATTGACTTCCTCAGAAGCCACTAAAAGACTAAAGCGTTATGGATTTAACGAACTTCCTGAACCTCCCCGTCGTGCCCTGTGGTTGCGCTTCACCGACCAACTGACCCACTTTATGGCACTTTTGTTATGGACAGCCGGAATTTTAGCCTTTATTTCTCATACGGCTCAATTGGGGTGGGCTATTTGGGCAGTGATTTGGATTAACGCCATTTTCAGCTTTTGGCAAGACTATCAGGCCGAACAAGCATTAGCGGCTCTGAAAAAAGTGCTACCCGCCCAAGTCCAAGTTTATCGAGATGGACAATTAAACATCATTCCCGCCAAAGAATTAGTACCAGGAGATGTAATGCAACTGGAGCAGGGCGATCGCATTTCCGCAGATGCTCGCTTAGTGGCCGATGAAAGTTTTTATGTGGATGTATCGGTGTTAACCGGAGAATCCCTACCCATAGCTCGACATTCCCGAATGATTCGGCCTAGACAAGTTGTCCCTCTTCGCAATGGCAAAACCTTACTTTATGAGGGAGAAACACCCCAACAAGAGCGAGTCCAACCGGCAGATATTGCTAATCTTGTTTTAGCCGGCTCAACGGTGGCCAATGGACGAGCAACCGCAGTGGTATATGCTACGGGGGCACATACCGAATTTGGAGAAGTCGCTCATCTCACCACTACAGTAAGACGAGAAACCAGCACTTTAGAAATTCAGGTCGGACGAATTGTCAGAGTCATCACAGCGATCGCTTTGACGATGGGAATCATTGTGTTTGTGCTAACATCTGTATTCGTAGGAATGGAAGTCACAGAAAGCTTTACTTTTGCTATTGGGATTATCGTGGCTCTAGTTCCTGAAGGGTTGCTTCCTACTGTTACACTAGCTTTAGCCATTGGGGTACAACGAATGGCTCGGCGTAACGCTCTTGTTCGTCGCTTGTCTGCGGTAGAGTCTCTCAGTGCTACGACGGTAATTTGTACCGATAAAACCGGAACTCTGACCAAAAATGAGATGACAGTACGCTATCTTTGGATACCTCACACTTCCATTGAAGTCACCGGCGAAGGCTATAATTCAACAGGAAAGGTCAATTTCCCCACCGATGCCAACGTTCATCAGGCCGTTGAGTTACTTTTGGGGACTTCCGCCCTCTGTTCTAACGCTCGTCTACTTCAACCCTCCTCCTCTGGCGGTTGGCAGGAATTAGGAGATCCCACTGAAGCGGCTTTGTTAGTCGTTGCTCTTAAGGCCGGATTAAATTTAGAAAATTTACATCAACAGTGTCCCCGACATAGAGAAATTCCCTTTGATTCAAGGCGACGGATGATGAGTGTTGTGCTAGAGTGGCAAGACTCTTGGGGATTAACGAGTGAATTTTTAGGGGTAACAAAGGGCGCACCTTTAGAAGTGCTGCGTCACTGTCACCAATTTTGGCACAATGGGCAATGTCAGGATTTAACTGAGGTTGAACGTCTTCAAATCACCACCACTAATGATGAGTTTGCTAGTCAAGGATTTCGGGTTTTAGCGGTAGCACTACATTGGGGGGACAGAGAATTATTAAACATGACTTCCCAAGGGTTAGAACAAGATTTAGTGTTTCTTGGCTTAATTGCTATGTTTGATCCCCCTCGTCCAGAAGTCGAAGCGGCCTTACAAGCTTGTCATCAAGCAGGAATTGCCGTCACAATGGTTACGGGAGACTATAGCCTAACTGCTAAAGCGATCGCCTGTCAAATTGGCTTAGTCAGAGAACAACCGCGAGTAGTCACCGGGGAAGAAATGGGGCATCTGTCCGATGCTCAACTGCGTCAAGTCTTGCATCATCATACAGAATTAGTGTTTGCTCGTATGAGTCCAGAACATAAGCTGCGTCTTGTCCAAGCGTATAAGGATTTGGGGCATATTGTGGCGGTAACGGGAGATGGAGTCAATGACGCACCGGCTTTACGAGCGGCTAATATTGGAATTGCAATGGGAAGGGGAGGAACGGATGTGGCGCGAGAAGCGGCGGATATTGTCCTATTGGATGATAATTTTGCGACTATTGTCAGTGCTATTCAACAAGGGCGGGGAGTTTATCAAAATATTCGCAAATTTATTACCTATATTCTGTCCTCCAATGTAGCTGAAGTCGTTCCTTTTTTAGCGATGGTTGTCTTAAAAATTCCCCCAGCACTGATGATTATGCAAATTCTGGCGGTAGATTTAGGGACTGATCTGATTCCGGCCTTAGCTTTGGGAGCAGAACCGCCTGAAAGAGGATTAATGAGACAATTTCCTCGCTCACGCTCTAAAAGTTTACTCGATCGCTCATTATTGCTCAGAGCTTATGGGTTTCTGGGGTTACTCGAAGCGAGTGCAGCGATGATCGGGTTTTTTAGCGTTTGGTGGAGTCAGGGCTATCAATTAAATGATTTACAAGACCTGAGTCCCTTGATTTTGGCTCATCAGAGTGATCCATCAACGATGGTCATTTATTCCCAAGCAACTACATTGACCTTAGCCACGATTTTAGCTTGCCAAGATGGGAATGTGTTTGCTTGTCGCTCGGAACGTCTTTCTATTTTCCAAATAGGTTTTTTTAATAATCCCCTCATTTGGCTCGGAATTGGGGTTAAATGGGTGTTGATGCTTTCTATTATCTATTTATCACCTTTAGCGACTATTTTTTTTACAACTCCTTTAACAACTTGGCAGTGGTTGATGTTATTAATTTGGCCACCTCTAATTTTAACTGCTGAAGAATTAAGAAAAAGGATTGTTTATCACAACGGGAAAAATTCTCCCTAA
- a CDS encoding tRNA (guanine-N1)-methyltransferase, with amino-acid sequence MPTEGKANFIVGNAFYRLETKITRDLGILAAILYKSDTGTLRVIDGMTGCGVRALRYWLECDADWIWANDGNLDIEPILSQNLQDLIGAGRGKITYQEANRVFFECHSRKEYYDLVDVDCFGAPNPFLNSALWATKVGGLIYFTSTDGRTATGHLPQVSLRVYAAYARSHPSAHEQALRLMIGNVQYHAATLGLGIEPIFSLFTGSTYRVMVRLLSSSNLSEKNYGFLAYCHGCGEYQTPSWRKLGRVSCPCQHSKKPPILSGPLWLGNLHQPQFLGRMISLAEELGWLDRLDLLKTMQAEALLPPYFYPLSEIGKRGNMNLPKRSQLISALQSQGYQATIPHFNPQGIKTDASLAVCIEVGRSL; translated from the coding sequence ATGCCAACAGAAGGAAAAGCGAATTTTATCGTGGGTAATGCTTTTTATCGTCTTGAAACAAAAATAACCAGAGATTTAGGAATTTTAGCGGCCATCCTCTACAAATCTGATACCGGCACCCTCAGAGTGATTGATGGGATGACAGGATGTGGAGTTCGTGCCCTTCGTTATTGGTTAGAATGTGATGCGGATTGGATTTGGGCTAATGATGGAAATCTGGATATTGAGCCGATTTTAAGCCAAAATTTGCAAGATTTAATCGGAGCAGGACGGGGTAAAATCACTTATCAAGAAGCTAATCGAGTCTTTTTTGAGTGTCATAGCCGAAAAGAGTATTATGATTTAGTGGATGTGGACTGTTTTGGCGCTCCTAATCCTTTTTTAAATTCTGCCCTTTGGGCGACTAAAGTAGGCGGTTTAATCTATTTCACTAGCACCGATGGACGCACCGCAACCGGTCATTTACCCCAAGTGAGTTTAAGAGTATATGCCGCTTATGCCCGTTCTCATCCCTCAGCCCACGAACAAGCATTACGCTTAATGATAGGAAATGTGCAATACCACGCGGCAACCCTAGGATTAGGAATTGAGCCGATTTTTTCCCTATTTACAGGGTCTACTTATCGGGTTATGGTTCGGTTGTTATCGTCTTCTAACTTAAGCGAAAAAAACTATGGGTTTTTAGCTTATTGTCATGGGTGTGGGGAATATCAAACCCCCTCTTGGCGCAAATTAGGGAGAGTTTCTTGTCCCTGTCAGCACTCTAAAAAACCCCCTATCCTCAGTGGCCCCCTTTGGTTAGGAAACCTCCATCAACCCCAATTTCTCGGCAGAATGATTAGTTTAGCTGAAGAATTAGGATGGTTAGACCGCTTAGACTTATTAAAGACTATGCAAGCAGAAGCCTTGTTACCTCCTTATTTTTATCCCCTCAGTGAAATCGGCAAACGAGGCAATATGAATTTACCTAAGCGATCGCAGTTAATCAGTGCTTTACAGTCTCAAGGCTATCAAGCGACTATTCCCCATTTTAATCCCCAAGGGATCAAAACGGATGCCAGTTTGGCGGTTTGTATCGAAGTGGGGCGATCGCTATGA
- a CDS encoding hemolysin XhlA family protein → MRISSRLGSLPDNKISPLDGTRGRKNFSDYFEDNIMSQTPITVTYTLEQIITKLDQRLDKIEGKIDNLQKDVTQMNVRLAKVETKLEGVDNDVKELKTTQKNQIWSLIALSFTAVLGLIGAILKILFFPNS, encoded by the coding sequence ATGAGGATAAGCTCTAGGTTAGGGAGTTTACCCGATAATAAAATTAGTCCCCTAGATGGCACTAGAGGACGTAAAAACTTTTCAGATTACTTTGAGGATAACATTATGAGTCAAACGCCGATCACAGTTACTTACACATTAGAACAGATTATAACTAAGCTAGATCAACGGTTAGACAAGATAGAGGGTAAAATAGACAACCTTCAAAAAGATGTTACACAAATGAATGTAAGACTGGCAAAGGTAGAGACAAAGTTAGAGGGAGTAGACAACGACGTTAAAGAACTCAAAACCACTCAAAAAAATCAAATTTGGTCATTAATTGCTTTATCATTTACTGCCGTTTTAGGACTAATCGGAGCAATTCTCAAAATTTTATTTTTCCCTAACTCTTAA
- a CDS encoding PEP-CTERM sorting domain-containing protein: MFLKSIPLTLVISLVGSQAYAASFDNFTPLPNSVPAGSLPEETPLLLSSPNFIQESISANDRGPQNGGVKLGDNWDMITLNENGPDAGRYLFSPYETGSAGVRRLDLWTGTAASIVPEGTQGFVSGDASLWTPWGSYLTAEESWGTGSTKGRLFEITNPLDAPGSINFVHRTIIPRVSHEGLAFDTDNNLYFIDELNGGNIYRYTSINPNATNGDDFFAAGQTSVLKVGGGNNANAFGAAIWEALTDINGVVLPGLASAVLGDGTLDGRLAANLAGGTDYQRPEDLEIQTLADGSQFLYFTATTTDDSWSILLNGANPTVNQFVSTNTIDEATGLPVGSVFNSPDNLAIDANGNIYIVEDQPGGDADIWFVRDVNRDGVAESIARWASMSTIGAEPTGLYFDKFNPKVAYLNIQHTASDIDRTIQITVVPEPLTLLGVGTAIGFGTFFKGKKRKFSQTDKKLG; the protein is encoded by the coding sequence ATGTTTTTAAAATCAATTCCTCTTACCCTAGTCATTTCCCTTGTCGGTTCTCAGGCTTATGCTGCCAGCTTTGATAACTTTACTCCCTTGCCAAATTCTGTTCCCGCCGGTTCTCTCCCCGAAGAAACTCCTCTGTTGCTCTCATCTCCTAATTTCATTCAGGAAAGTATTTCAGCCAATGATAGAGGCCCTCAAAATGGGGGTGTTAAGTTAGGTGACAACTGGGACATGATCACCCTTAATGAAAATGGCCCTGATGCGGGTCGCTACTTATTTAGTCCCTACGAAACCGGTAGCGCCGGCGTGCGTCGTCTTGACCTGTGGACAGGTACAGCAGCGAGCATCGTGCCGGAGGGAACTCAGGGTTTTGTATCTGGAGATGCCTCTCTTTGGACACCTTGGGGAAGTTACTTAACGGCTGAAGAATCATGGGGAACAGGTAGCACAAAAGGCCGTCTTTTTGAAATCACCAATCCTTTGGATGCGCCGGGTTCAATCAACTTTGTTCACCGTACCATTATCCCCAGAGTTTCTCACGAAGGGTTAGCTTTTGATACAGATAATAACCTCTATTTCATTGACGAACTCAACGGGGGCAATATCTATCGGTATACCTCAATCAATCCCAATGCCACCAATGGGGATGATTTCTTTGCCGCCGGTCAGACTTCAGTGTTAAAAGTTGGTGGGGGTAATAATGCTAATGCCTTTGGCGCGGCAATTTGGGAAGCTCTCACTGACATCAATGGAGTAGTATTACCCGGCTTGGCTTCGGCGGTACTGGGTGATGGAACTCTTGATGGTCGTTTAGCAGCTAACTTAGCGGGTGGGACAGACTATCAGCGTCCAGAAGACTTAGAAATTCAAACCCTTGCCGATGGCTCACAATTTCTTTACTTCACTGCCACTACTACCGATGATAGTTGGTCAATACTCCTCAATGGGGCTAATCCTACAGTGAATCAATTTGTAAGCACAAACACCATCGACGAAGCAACGGGTTTGCCTGTGGGATCTGTTTTTAACTCGCCGGATAACCTTGCCATTGATGCTAACGGCAATATTTACATCGTTGAAGATCAACCGGGTGGGGATGCAGATATTTGGTTTGTTCGGGATGTTAATCGTGACGGGGTAGCCGAGTCGATCGCCCGTTGGGCAAGTATGTCAACCATCGGGGCTGAACCGACCGGCTTATATTTCGACAAATTTAACCCGAAAGTAGCTTATTTAAATATTCAGCACACGGCTAGCGATATCGATCGTACTATCCAAATTACCGTCGTTCCTGAACCCTTAACCCTACTTGGCGTAGGAACAGCGATTGGTTTTGGGACATTTTTTAAAGGCAAAAAACGTAAATTTTCTCAAACAGATAAAAAGTTAGGTTAG